The following proteins come from a genomic window of Lentimicrobiaceae bacterium:
- a CDS encoding glycosyltransferase translates to MSEKRKIVLVGSAYPLRGGLSNYNERLIREFQQRGDEAYIYTFSLQYPSFLFPGKTQYSTDPPPHDLNIKICINSINPFNWIKIGRELKKLRPDIVIIKFWIPFMAPCFGTIARIVRKNKHTKVISIIDNIIPHEKRIGDMILAKFWVNSVDGFVAMSKSVLDDLNSFDKKKEKQFCPHPIYDNFGKAVEKNVAREKLNLDKNFNYILFFGFIRDYKGLDLLLNAFISVLLKNQKIKLIIAGEFYSDSKPYLDIIEKNNLQNNVILATDFIPDSEVYAYFCASDIIVQPYKHATQSGVTQIAYHFNKPMIITDVGGLKEFVPDGKVGYVVKPDENSIAEAILNFYEGKKEKEFIENIKEEKKKYSWERMVETIDKLSNL, encoded by the coding sequence ATGTCTGAAAAAAGAAAAATAGTACTTGTTGGTTCGGCTTACCCTTTAAGAGGAGGATTATCTAATTATAACGAAAGGCTGATCAGGGAGTTTCAACAAAGAGGGGATGAGGCATATATTTATACTTTCAGCCTTCAGTATCCTAGTTTCTTGTTTCCCGGGAAAACGCAGTATTCTACTGATCCACCACCACATGACCTTAATATTAAAATTTGTATTAACTCCATTAATCCATTTAACTGGATAAAAATTGGAAGAGAACTTAAAAAACTGCGCCCTGATATTGTAATAATTAAGTTTTGGATACCATTCATGGCTCCCTGTTTTGGGACCATTGCAAGAATAGTACGTAAAAATAAGCATACCAAAGTTATATCCATTATCGACAACATCATTCCACATGAAAAGAGGATCGGGGACATGATTTTGGCTAAATTTTGGGTAAATAGCGTGGATGGTTTTGTTGCTATGTCTAAATCAGTATTGGATGACCTGAATTCCTTTGATAAAAAGAAGGAAAAACAGTTTTGTCCTCATCCAATTTATGATAATTTTGGAAAGGCAGTTGAAAAGAATGTTGCCAGGGAAAAACTTAATTTGGATAAGAATTTTAATTATATTTTATTTTTTGGTTTTATTCGGGATTATAAAGGTTTAGATTTACTTTTAAATGCTTTTATCAGTGTATTATTGAAAAATCAAAAAATTAAATTGATAATTGCAGGAGAATTTTATTCGGATTCTAAGCCTTATCTTGACATTATTGAAAAAAATAATTTACAAAACAATGTTATTTTAGCTACAGATTTTATTCCGGATAGCGAAGTTTATGCTTATTTTTGTGCTTCAGACATAATTGTTCAACCATATAAACATGCTACACAAAGTGGTGTAACACAAATTGCTTATCATTTTAATAAACCTATGATTATTACTGATGTAGGAGGTTTAAAAGAATTTGTTCCCGATGGTAAAGTTGGATACGTTGTGAAGCCGGATGAAAATAGTATTGCTGAAGCGATATTAAATTTTTATGAGGGTAAAAAAGAAAAGGAATTTATTGAAAATATAAAGGAGGAAAAGAAGAAGTATTCATGGGAGCGAATGGTAGAAACGATTGATAAATTGTCCAATTTATAA
- a CDS encoding glycosyltransferase, translated as MNVSIIIPIYNEQESLPELAAWIEKVMVANHLSYEMIMIDDGSKDKSWEIICTLLTQSYPVKGIRFRRNYGKAAALNKGFEVASGEVVITMDADLQDSPDEIPELFRMITDDNYDLVSGWKKRRHDPLSKRIPSKLYNRTVRCMTKIKLHDFNCGLKAYKNEVVKTIEVYGEMHRYIPVIAKWAGFTKIGEKVVSHQKRKFGVTKYGWRRFIHGFLDLLSIAFVSRFGKKPMHLFGSIGTLLFLIGFAIAAYLAYAKFFLAGYKMTERPLFYFGILAMILGTQVFVAGFLGELISRNAPDRNQYYVKETLGLENDF; from the coding sequence ATGAATGTTTCTATTATAATACCTATTTACAACGAACAAGAATCGTTGCCTGAACTTGCAGCCTGGATCGAAAAAGTAATGGTCGCAAATCATCTTTCGTACGAAATGATAATGATAGACGATGGCAGCAAGGACAAGTCGTGGGAAATTATTTGTACTTTATTAACACAAAGTTATCCTGTAAAAGGCATACGATTTAGGCGAAATTATGGAAAAGCTGCTGCTTTGAACAAAGGTTTTGAAGTTGCATCAGGAGAAGTTGTTATTACTATGGATGCTGATTTGCAAGATAGTCCTGACGAAATTCCCGAATTATTTCGTATGATTACTGATGACAATTACGATTTGGTTTCGGGTTGGAAAAAGCGCCGACACGACCCTCTGAGCAAACGTATCCCATCCAAACTGTACAACCGTACGGTTCGGTGTATGACAAAAATTAAGTTGCACGACTTTAATTGTGGACTAAAGGCTTATAAAAACGAGGTGGTGAAGACCATTGAGGTGTATGGCGAAATGCACCGTTATATTCCTGTGATTGCCAAGTGGGCTGGATTTACCAAAATAGGGGAGAAGGTTGTTTCACATCAGAAACGCAAATTTGGAGTAACCAAATATGGCTGGCGCAGGTTTATTCATGGTTTTCTGGATTTACTTTCCATTGCATTTGTTTCCCGCTTTGGCAAAAAACCGATGCACTTATTTGGATCAATAGGAACTCTTTTATTTTTGATAGGTTTTGCAATAGCAGCCTATCTGGCTTATGCAAAATTTTTTCTTGCAGGTTATAAAATGACCGAACGTCCTTTATTCTATTTTGGAATATTGGCAATGATTCTTGGCACACAAGTGTTTGTGGCAGGTTTTCTTGGTGAATTAATATCAAGAAATGCTCCCGACAGGAACCAATATTATGTGAAGGAAACGCTTGGGCTGGAAAATGATTTCTAA
- a CDS encoding PKD domain-containing protein, with translation MKKIITLLLIICFFITKNVFCQETVEKIFQGKKEVYFHFPITSTNEISYLTKIISIDNVKQNTIWAYANKKQFSKFIKLGYNYTILPAPSLLCEPHMLDNIDVKQPLEWDFYPTYTAYESMMYQFEQEHPDICKIITIGTLPSGRKLLAAKITDNLDTNEDEPEFLYTSSMHGDETTGYVLMLHLIDYLLNNYTSDPRITNMVNNMEIWINPLANPDGTYAGGNSTVNGATRSNDNGVDLNRNYPDFQNGLHPDGEEWQPETILFMDFASQHHFVMGANFHGGAEVFNYPWDTKSELTADNNWWVFVGRQFADTVHENAPNGYFVDLENGITNGYAWYEVDGGRQDYMNFYHNCREVTIELSSTKLLNASQLPAYWNYDYRSFLNYMEQSLYGIRGVVTDAVTGLPVCAKVFIPGHDDDSSFVYSSTESGDYHRLIKAGSYNLTFSAPCYESFAVNNIFVSDLNTTIENVQLQPIPGLSPSFEASKTNLANGETITFSDHSCGNPVSWSWTFEGGNPASSTEQNPAVIYSTNGTFDVTLVISDGTNSQTLVKNDYITVANTIIMQNGTITTCSGNFYDTGGESESYNNNEDYTFTILPVTATGKVKAEFTSFDVEYDNSCDYDWLKIYNGTSVSAALIGTFCGTNSPGTVVATNEQGALTFSFHSDYGATGNGWSAILSCDDSMGTGDEVPSSVKIYPNPITQDKLYIEAPFVINSVRLLDITGKIVAAANPEAMKTQLNVASLYSGIFIVEITSGNFKNFKKIQVIK, from the coding sequence ATGAAAAAAATCATTACCTTATTATTAATTATCTGTTTTTTTATCACAAAAAATGTGTTTTGCCAGGAAACCGTTGAAAAAATATTTCAGGGGAAAAAAGAAGTATATTTTCATTTTCCCATAACTTCCACAAATGAAATATCATATCTAACAAAAATCATTTCCATTGACAATGTAAAACAAAACACCATCTGGGCATATGCCAATAAAAAACAATTCTCAAAATTTATAAAATTAGGGTATAATTATACTATTTTACCTGCGCCCAGTTTGCTTTGCGAGCCTCATATGCTTGATAATATTGATGTTAAACAGCCCCTCGAATGGGATTTTTACCCCACATATACAGCTTATGAATCAATGATGTATCAATTCGAGCAGGAACATCCCGATATCTGCAAAATAATAACCATTGGTACACTCCCAAGCGGAAGAAAACTTTTGGCAGCAAAGATTACCGATAATCTCGATACAAACGAAGATGAACCGGAATTTTTGTACACATCGTCAATGCATGGTGATGAAACCACCGGTTATGTACTTATGCTTCATTTAATTGATTATTTATTAAATAATTATACATCTGATCCACGAATTACGAACATGGTAAACAACATGGAAATCTGGATTAATCCGCTTGCAAACCCTGATGGTACTTATGCTGGAGGAAACAGTACGGTTAACGGAGCAACCCGTTCAAATGATAATGGAGTTGACCTGAACAGAAATTATCCTGATTTTCAAAATGGTCTTCACCCAGATGGCGAGGAATGGCAACCCGAAACAATTTTATTTATGGACTTTGCATCTCAACATCATTTTGTTATGGGCGCAAACTTTCATGGTGGTGCTGAGGTTTTCAACTATCCATGGGATACCAAGTCTGAATTAACAGCCGATAACAACTGGTGGGTTTTTGTAGGCAGACAATTTGCTGATACTGTACATGAAAACGCTCCCAACGGTTACTTTGTTGATTTGGAAAATGGAATTACAAATGGCTATGCATGGTATGAAGTTGACGGAGGAAGACAGGATTATATGAATTTTTATCACAATTGCAGAGAAGTAACCATTGAACTTTCAAGCACAAAGCTATTAAATGCTTCCCAACTTCCCGCATACTGGAATTATGATTATCGTTCGTTCCTCAATTATATGGAGCAATCACTTTATGGAATCAGGGGTGTGGTTACTGATGCCGTTACTGGTCTTCCTGTTTGTGCTAAAGTATTTATCCCCGGGCATGATGATGATAGCTCCTTTGTTTATTCTTCAACAGAAAGTGGCGATTACCATCGTTTGATTAAAGCAGGAAGCTATAATCTTACGTTTTCAGCCCCCTGTTATGAATCTTTTGCGGTTAACAATATTTTTGTTAGTGATTTAAACACTACCATAGAAAACGTTCAACTTCAACCTATACCAGGATTATCTCCCTCATTTGAAGCTTCCAAAACTAATCTGGCAAATGGCGAAACTATTACTTTTTCCGACCATTCGTGTGGAAATCCCGTTTCCTGGTCATGGACATTCGAAGGAGGAAATCCGGCAAGTTCAACCGAACAAAACCCAGCCGTTATTTATTCAACCAATGGCACTTTTGATGTTACACTGGTTATTTCTGATGGCACAAATTCACAAACGTTGGTTAAGAACGATTATATAACCGTAGCAAATACCATTATAATGCAAAATGGAACAATAACCACCTGTTCGGGCAATTTCTATGACACTGGCGGCGAATCAGAAAGCTATAATAATAATGAAGATTATACCTTTACAATACTGCCCGTTACTGCTACCGGAAAGGTTAAAGCAGAATTTACTTCATTTGACGTTGAATACGATAATAGTTGTGATTACGACTGGCTAAAAATTTACAATGGGACATCGGTTTCCGCAGCTTTAATAGGAACCTTTTGCGGGACTAACAGCCCCGGAACTGTCGTAGCAACTAATGAACAAGGTGCTTTGACTTTTTCATTCCATTCCGATTATGGAGCTACGGGCAATGGCTGGTCTGCAATTTTGAGCTGCGACGATTCTATGGGCACTGGTGATGAAGTTCCTTCTTCTGTAAAAATTTATCCCAATCCCATAACTCAGGATAAACTGTACATCGAAGCTCCGTTTGTTATTAATTCCGTTCGTCTGTTGGATATTACGGGTAAAATTGTAGCTGCTGCAAATCCGGAAGCGATGAAAACACAGTTAAATGTTGCTTCGCTGTATTCAGGAATTTTTATTGTTGAAATAACTTCGGGAAATTTTAAAAATTTTAAAAAAATTCAGGTTATCAAATAA
- a CDS encoding dehydrogenase, with protein MIIRSKAPLRIGLAGGGTDVAPYSEIYGGAILNATISMYSYATLQPRNDGKIIFHAADKKEYYEMNSDEFLEINGKLDLHKGIYNRIVKKFTHKPLSFELTTYVDAPPGSGLGTSSTLVVAILGAFTEWLHLPLGEYDIAKLAYEIERVDLKMAGGKQDQYAATFGGVNFMEFYNSDKVIVNPLRIKETYLDELERNLVLYYTETSRLSSKIIEAEIKNVKQKNATSINAMHKLKEQAILMKEAILKGELDTIGKILDFGWQYKKQMAEEITNPFIDQIYETAIAAGATGGKISGAGGGGFMFFYCPGITRFAVIDALNKFGGQSKRYEFVSNGLTTWTI; from the coding sequence ATGATAATCAGAAGTAAAGCACCATTAAGGATAGGTCTGGCAGGCGGCGGAACGGATGTTGCTCCTTATTCCGAAATTTATGGCGGAGCTATTCTTAATGCAACCATAAGCATGTATTCTTATGCAACGTTGCAACCAAGAAATGATGGAAAAATTATTTTTCATGCAGCAGATAAAAAGGAATATTATGAAATGAATTCGGATGAATTTCTTGAGATAAATGGGAAACTCGACCTGCATAAAGGAATTTATAACCGCATTGTAAAGAAATTTACACATAAGCCTTTATCTTTTGAACTAACTACCTATGTAGATGCGCCTCCCGGTTCAGGCTTGGGAACTTCTTCTACATTGGTAGTTGCTATTTTGGGTGCCTTTACCGAATGGCTGCACTTGCCTTTGGGTGAATACGATATCGCCAAATTAGCTTATGAGATTGAACGTGTGGACTTAAAAATGGCTGGTGGCAAACAGGATCAGTATGCCGCAACTTTCGGAGGGGTGAACTTTATGGAGTTTTACAATTCAGATAAAGTGATTGTTAACCCTCTTAGAATAAAAGAAACTTACCTGGATGAACTGGAACGCAATCTGGTGCTTTATTATACCGAAACCAGCCGTTTATCGTCAAAGATCATCGAAGCGGAAATTAAAAACGTAAAGCAGAAAAATGCCACTTCTATCAATGCAATGCACAAGCTCAAGGAACAGGCTATTCTAATGAAGGAAGCGATATTGAAAGGCGAACTGGATACTATCGGAAAAATTCTTGATTTCGGTTGGCAATATAAAAAGCAGATGGCGGAAGAAATTACCAATCCTTTTATTGATCAGATATATGAAACGGCAATAGCCGCCGGTGCTACCGGAGGGAAAATTTCTGGTGCTGGCGGCGGCGGTTTCATGTTTTTTTACTGCCCCGGAATTACCCGTTTTGCAGTTATTGATGCTTTGAATAAATTTGGCGGACAAAGTAAACGCTATGAGTTTGTTTCCAATGGGCTTACCACATGGACAATATAG
- the dapA gene encoding 4-hydroxy-tetrahydrodipicolinate synthase, protein MLKKFTGTGVALVTPFHKHGTVDFSSLEKLVEHLISNGINYLVVLGTTGETATLSSDEKNAVIDFVTDIVGKRVPVVVGMGGYNTQEIINRMHDFNFENVDAILSVTPYYNKPQTRGLYLHYKTIADSCPVPVILYNVPGRTCVNLTAETVLTLANEHSNIIGIKEASGNLSQIMYLIRNKPKNFLVISGDDNLTLPILAMGGDGVISVVANAFPAEFSEMVNWGLKSNIIKAREIHYKLQPFMEAIFADGNPAGIKAALELLGICQNTLRLPLVKVNKQVHNTIDSILNDLLK, encoded by the coding sequence ATGTTAAAAAAATTTACAGGAACAGGAGTTGCATTAGTAACCCCTTTTCATAAGCACGGAACCGTTGATTTTTCCTCGCTCGAAAAATTAGTTGAACATTTGATTTCTAATGGTATAAATTACCTTGTAGTGTTAGGAACCACAGGAGAAACCGCCACATTATCATCGGACGAAAAAAATGCTGTTATTGATTTTGTAACAGACATCGTCGGAAAACGAGTACCGGTAGTTGTAGGAATGGGTGGTTATAATACACAGGAAATCATTAATAGAATGCACGATTTCAATTTTGAAAATGTTGACGCTATTCTATCGGTAACACCTTACTACAATAAACCGCAGACAAGAGGCTTGTATTTGCATTATAAAACCATTGCCGATTCCTGTCCTGTTCCGGTTATTTTATACAATGTTCCGGGACGTACGTGCGTAAACCTTACTGCCGAAACGGTGCTTACACTTGCCAATGAACACTCTAATATTATTGGTATAAAAGAGGCATCCGGCAATCTATCCCAAATCATGTATCTTATCAGGAATAAACCCAAAAATTTTCTTGTAATTTCAGGTGATGATAATCTTACTTTACCTATACTGGCTATGGGAGGAGATGGCGTAATTTCTGTGGTGGCTAATGCTTTTCCTGCTGAATTTAGCGAAATGGTTAATTGGGGATTAAAATCTAATATAATAAAAGCCAGAGAAATACATTACAAATTACAACCTTTTATGGAAGCAATATTTGCAGACGGAAATCCGGCAGGCATTAAAGCTGCACTTGAACTACTGGGAATTTGTCAGAACACCCTGCGGCTTCCTCTTGTTAAAGTAAATAAACAGGTTCATAATACTATAGATTCAATTTTAAACGATTTACTAAAATAA
- a CDS encoding flavin reductase gives MKNNFEKIPVKSITTNVFSMWDDAWTLISAGNIEHFNSMTASWGGFGVLWNKEIAIIFIRPQRFTYQFANQYDYFTLSFFDEQYRAVLDFCGSHSGRNVDKTKEMGLHTFATPMRNVGFEESALLLECKKIYTFDLLPEKFIDPNIQKNYPKNDYHRAFIGEILHCYRHV, from the coding sequence ATGAAAAATAATTTTGAAAAAATCCCGGTAAAATCAATAACCACCAACGTGTTTTCAATGTGGGATGATGCATGGACATTGATTTCAGCCGGGAATATAGAGCATTTTAACAGTATGACAGCCAGTTGGGGAGGATTTGGGGTTTTGTGGAACAAAGAGATTGCCATAATTTTTATCCGTCCACAACGCTTTACCTATCAGTTTGCAAATCAATATGATTATTTTACGTTGAGTTTTTTTGATGAACAATATCGTGCAGTATTAGATTTTTGCGGATCTCATTCCGGGCGCAATGTGGATAAAACAAAAGAAATGGGTCTGCATACCTTTGCAACCCCGATGAGAAACGTAGGCTTTGAAGAGTCAGCTTTATTGCTGGAATGCAAGAAGATATATACTTTTGATTTGCTACCCGAAAAATTTATTGATCCGAATATTCAGAAAAATTATCCCAAGAATGATTACCATAGGGCATTTATCGGCGAAATTTTACATTGTTACCGGCATGTTTAA
- a CDS encoding DUF4199 domain-containing protein: METNKKTLFLNSLTFGALTGIALILLSTLIYLLGMDNKSPLQYLTYVIFIVGIAWGTKYYKDVNLRGFISYGTSFLSGFYIGIIAGAIASVFTFILVKWVDPIIINKILEQAEEKLIEKYPDWPQQQLDSAMAMTKKFTTPVWMASLSLLSNTIVSIIFSLIIAIFMKKKDESFEGFVENN; the protein is encoded by the coding sequence ATGGAAACTAACAAAAAAACCTTGTTTTTAAATTCTTTGACTTTTGGAGCATTAACCGGTATTGCTTTAATACTACTAAGTACGTTGATCTATCTGCTGGGTATGGATAATAAAAGCCCACTGCAATATCTTACCTATGTAATTTTTATTGTCGGAATTGCATGGGGAACTAAATATTACAAAGATGTAAACTTACGCGGTTTTATTAGTTATGGAACCTCTTTTTTATCAGGTTTTTATATTGGAATTATCGCTGGTGCTATCGCCTCTGTTTTTACGTTTATTTTAGTCAAATGGGTTGATCCGATAATAATTAATAAAATCCTTGAACAGGCAGAAGAAAAATTAATTGAAAAATATCCGGATTGGCCACAGCAACAATTGGATTCTGCAATGGCAATGACTAAGAAGTTTACTACACCTGTTTGGATGGCATCTTTAAGCCTTTTGAGCAATACAATTGTTTCTATAATCTTTTCCCTGATCATTGCCATTTTTATGAAAAAGAAAGACGAATCATTTGAAGGGTTTGTAGAAAACAATTAA
- a CDS encoding MBL fold metallo-hydrolase, which produces MKITFLGTGTSQGVPVIACECRVCKSASEKDKRLRSSVLLEENGTTIIIDTGPDFREQMLRANVKQVDAILITHAHKDHLGGLDDVRAYNYRQRSPVDVYARNEVQEAIKREFSYAFAKNRYPGVPQITLHTLYNQPVYIQKLQIIPVEVMHYRLHVLGFRIDGFSYITDANFISEEEKVKLTGTKTLVVNALRREKHISHFSLDEALALIEEIKPQRAYLTHISHLMGLHDEVEKDLPANVRLAYDGLQIVI; this is translated from the coding sequence TTGAAAATTACATTTCTTGGAACAGGTACATCGCAAGGTGTACCCGTAATAGCCTGCGAATGCAGGGTTTGTAAATCAGCTTCAGAAAAAGATAAAAGACTACGTTCCTCGGTTTTACTTGAAGAAAACGGTACAACCATTATTATTGATACCGGACCTGATTTCCGGGAACAAATGTTGCGTGCCAATGTTAAACAGGTAGATGCTATTTTAATAACCCATGCGCACAAAGACCATTTGGGAGGATTGGACGACGTTAGGGCATACAATTATCGGCAACGTAGCCCTGTTGATGTTTATGCGCGAAATGAAGTGCAGGAAGCCATAAAACGGGAATTTTCATATGCTTTCGCTAAAAACAGGTATCCGGGTGTTCCACAGATTACTTTGCATACTCTGTACAATCAACCAGTTTACATACAAAAATTGCAGATCATTCCGGTAGAAGTGATGCATTACCGTTTGCATGTTCTTGGGTTCCGTATTGATGGATTTTCATACATCACAGATGCAAATTTTATTTCAGAAGAGGAAAAAGTAAAATTAACCGGAACAAAAACACTTGTGGTTAATGCACTACGGCGCGAAAAACATATTTCGCACTTCTCTTTGGACGAAGCGCTTGCTTTAATAGAAGAGATTAAACCCCAACGGGCATATTTAACCCATATTAGCCATCTAATGGGTTTACATGATGAAGTAGAAAAAGACCTTCCTGCAAACGTAAGATTGGCTTACGACGGTTTACAAATAGTGATTTAA